The following DNA comes from Hordeum vulgare subsp. vulgare chromosome 3H, MorexV3_pseudomolecules_assembly, whole genome shotgun sequence.
atgttgagatggatatgtggccacacaaggaaggatcgggtacggaatgacgatatacgagagagacttggggtagcaccgattgaagagaagctggtccaacattgtctcagatggtttggacatattcaacggaggccaccggaagcgccggtgcatagaggacggataaagcgtgctgagaatgttaagaggggtcgtggtagaccaaacttgacatgggaggagtccgttaagagagacctgaaggtttggaatatcgacaaagacttagccatggacaagggtgcgtggaagttagctatccacgttccagagccatgacttggcttcgagatcttatgggtttcaactctagcctaccccaacttgtttgggactgaaaggcttggttgttgttgttgttgtaatctcCGCAACTATCTTCGAGGTTGGGCAAGACACACAACTGGTAttcttaaaaaaagaaaaagaacgtctttgtTCCATCATTGACGAGCTTGACCATCAGGCAGAATTATGTGTTCTATCACCGTAGGAGATCGAGCTTAAAAGCCAATCTAATGCGCAAGTAGCACGTATGCTGCGTGAGGAAGAACTCAAATGGTACCAGAGATCTAAGGCACTGACCTTGCTGAAAGGGGACTCGAACACGAGATATTTCCATAATGTCGCCAATGGCAGATATAGGAAAAAACGTATTCATTCCCTTAATCAGGAGGAAGGTCGGATCGAAGGACAAGAGCAACTCGAGGCATATATTTCAAAGTATTATAAAGATCTGTTCAGAGCTCCGGGGAAGGAAATATCTCCATGGATGAGTCACAAACAGATGATATCCCTCAACTATCCGCTGAGGAGAACTCCTTTCTAAATGCTCCCTTCTAAATGGAACATAATAAGGCACCAGGTCCAGATGGCTGCCCTGCTGAGTTTTACGAGCACTTCTGGGAAGTCATTAAGCCGAATCTTCTAGATTTATTCGGATGCTTGCTTGCCGGACAACTAGAATTGTTTCGCCTAAACTTTGGGGAGATCATTTTGTTACCTAAAATTTTGGAGGCAGAAAGGATTCAACAATATAGACCTATATGCCTTAATGTTAGTTTCAAAATCTTTACGAAAGTGGCAACTATTAGGTTAAATTCGGTGGCTGATCATGTGGTTAAACCTACTCAAACTGCTTTTATGCAAGGTAGGAatatcctggatggagttgttgtTTTACACGAAACTGCACATGAGATGCATACTAAAAAACTTAATGGTGTAATTTTCAAGATAGACTTTGAAAAAGCCTATGATAAAGTTAATTGGTCGTTCCTACAACAgactctaagaatgaaagggttcTCAAAAGAATGGTGTGCCTTGATCCATAGCTTTGTTTCTGGAGGTAGCATCACAGTGAAAGTCAATGACGACATAGGACGTTACTTCGAAACAAAAAAAGGATTAAGACAAGGGGACTCTATATCCCCCATACTATTTAATTTAGTGGCGGATATGTTAGCGATCATGATTGACCGGGCTAAACAAGATGGTCAAATTGAGGGGGTGGTCCCACATCTAGTGGATGGGGGATTACCAATCCTTCAATATGAAGACGACACGATTCTATTTATGGAACACAACCTAGATAAGGAACACAACCTAGATAAAAATTAATATTGTCAGCGTTCGAGCAATTATCTGGGCTGAAAATTAACTTCCATAAAAGCGAATTGTTTTGTTTTGGCGAGGCTCAGGTCGCAGTTCGTCAATATGCCGAGTTATTTGGATGTGAGCAAGGGCAATTTCCTATTAAGTATTTGGGCATTCCAATACATTATAGGAGATTAACTAATGCAAAATGGAAGCATGTCGAAGAACGTCTGCAAAAAAGACTGGCAAGTTGGAAAGGAAAATTGCTATCCCTGGGAAGAATACTGGGTCTCATAAATTCAGTACTAACTAATATGGTACTGTATATGATATCTTTCTTTCAGTTACCCAAAGGAGTCTTACAAAGATTGGATTATTTCCGATCGAGATGTTTTTGGCAAGGGGACAATGAGAAAATGAAATATCGACTGACTAAATGAAATGTCGTTTGCCGACCAAAAGACCAGGGAGGACTAGGTATTCATGACCTCCAGGTTAAGAACTCAGCCCTGTTGGGTAAGCGGCTTTTCAAGCTACTTACGGGGATGGTGTCTGGCAAACCCTCCTTAAACGAAAATACATCGGCACAAAACCGTTATTGCAGGTCATTTGGGAACCTGGGGACTCACATTTTTGGGCCGGCCTAATGGCGACTAAGAAACATTTCTTTCGCTTTGGTGCGTTTAAGAATAAGGATGGATCGGAAATAAGATTCTGGGAGGATAAGTGGTTAGGGAATACCACCCTCGGTGAACAGTGTCCGTCTTTATACAGTATTGTGCGCCACAAAGGTGCTACGCTTGAGTCTGTGATGCAAGTTTCGCCACCAGATGTGACGTTCAGACGAGACTTAATCGTACAAGACTCCAGTCTTGGAATGCCTTGTTAGGACGCCTGGCATCGGTTCAGCTGTCACAAGGTACTGATGAGTTTCGTTGAAACCTATGTGGAAATGGGAAATACTCGGTGGATTCCATGTATAGGGCGATGGTTAAGTCCGATATCCCAGtcgataataacaaaaaatatggCAGATGAAGGTCCCACTGAAATTAAAGATATTCTCGTGGTACCTTCGCAAAGGTGTCATTTTAACTAAAGATAACCTCGTCAAACGCAACTAGCATGAAAGCACTTAGTGTGTAATTTGTCCTCAAGAAGAGACAATAAAACACTTATACTTCGACTGCAAGTTCGCACGCTCTATCTGGTCAGCTATCCGTCAGCTATCCAAATGACTTCCAACTTGTATCCACCCACTTCTGTTGTCAATGTTTTTGGCAATCGGTTAAATGGGATAGATAATAAGTTTAGAATCATTTTTCGAATAGGACCGCTTGTCGTTATATGGTCGCTTTGGCTGAGTAGAAATGACAAGGTGTTTaatgataaaaatttctctcgTTTGCAGGTTCTCTTCCGATGCACAGGTATTCTCCGTTCGTGGTCCACCTTACAATGGACGGAGTATCGAGGCATTTTACGATGGCCTGTGTGCGACTAGAAAAGGTGGCGAGGGATATTTTTATCCCACATGGGTGGCAGCTTGATCTCCGGATTGGGCCTCCATAGGCAACGATGATTTATGTCTACATGATCGTATTACGTCTGTTGTTGTTTTTAGTTACCGTACTGTTGGTCTGTGGCTGTGTGTATCTTAGTTATGCAGAGGCAGGGTGTAATGCCTAAACCTTTTAAGTAATAAAAGCCCTTTATCAAAAAAAAGAAGAGCACTGGTTGATGGGAGAAATTCAAGGGGTTGAAAAGTTACACGATAAATTGGATCAATTGATGAAAGTGAaaatgttatgaccggtacaacgtaccaacggaggaggcccagtgGGCAGGGTTAGTtatgggcttagcccaagttatcttagctatcttagagtccaagttatagtagagtccaagttatattagagtccaagttatattagagtccaagttatctagggtttagtggaggttgtcctcctttataaacacatgtaccccttcgttattaagcagacaataaacaatattctgttgtcgtctccctcaggagacgggagccccaaaccctagccgcctctctctctctctctctcacgccgcgacggcgcccaaccgccggcgccggcgtccccaacctcgcagcccgcacttccacccctacaacctacgtccgagacctggtagaaccctatcctctaccaatttggtatcaggtagcttgggttcgatgagtttgtcggaccttcccactaccaccgccgccgccaccactgccttccccgccacctcgcAGCAGCAGCCGTCGCCGCCTCCGGTACCGCGACCCTGGCGGCCGAAGCCAcccccgtcctctccccggcggagatgtcctcggcgatccgcgacctcaccctggcggtctcgaacctccggactttcctccaggctccgtacgcaaccccgccaccaccgcctccgccggcggcgcccttcgcgccaccgcccccggccACCGTCGCGCCCCAGGGCCTGCAGATCACCCAGGTTcggtggccgccgccgccgtccccgCTACCGACATGGATCgacacgccgacctacacgacggcgccgctactgccgacggtgttgcagccaccGGCGGGTACACTGACCCGTACGCCGGGAGCTCCGTGGTGTCGCAGCACTCTCCTTCCGCCGCGCTGGGTCGTCACGAGGGCGCCTACGCAGCCTTGCCACACGTGCAGCAGCCGCCCCGCTTCATcaagctggagttcgccacctacgacggcaccgttgaccccctgaactggctcaatcagtgcgaccaATTTTTCAGGGGGTAACGGACCATGGCGTCCGAAcgcacgtggatcgcctcctaccacctaTGTGGCGACGCCCAGAcatggtactacgccctcgagcaggacgaagGCGGGATGCCTCCATGGGAGCGCTTCCGTgacctgtgtctcctccggttcgcccccccccccatacgtgggagccgcCTGGCCGAGCTTGGccgccttcccttcaccacctcggtgcaggacttcgccgaccgcttccagacgttggcctgccatgcgcctgacgtcacagatcgccaacgcgccgagctcttcgtcggcagccttcccgaccacatccgcatcaacgtcgagatgcgcgacccccaggacctgcagacggACATATAttacgcacgcgcgtacgagcagcgcgccaacgccctgcagcaggcgttcccaggccgcggcacgcgtcccctgacccgccccgccccggcggccgccaccctgacacgccccgccctgccggccactactgcggctgcccccgcgccaacacgcaccttccggcgcttgacgtcggccgagcagctcgagcggcgtcgcaagggcctgtgcttcaactgcgacgagccgtatgcaccgggtcatacgtgcgcccgcctgttctacttggagaccgtcgacgacgcggaggtggaggccctcaccgcggagctcgacgccagcacactctccgaggccggcgtcacgacctacgggcTAGTGGACGCGACCGCCTTCGTCGactcccttcatgccatggctggcatcaagacggcaaagacgatgctgcttccggtgacgatcaacggggagcatctcaccgcgctcgtggacacgagttcgacgcacaacttcctgtccggggacgccatgcgccgcctcgcactccaaccggcgggctcggagaagttcagcgtcaccgtcgccaacAGGGACTgccttgcttgccagggggtggcgcggcaggttcccgtcctcatcggcgacgagccgttctccatcgactgcgtcggcatcgacctaggctgctacgacttcatcctcggcatcgacttcctgtccactctcggccccatcctttggaacctcgatgtgctgtccctcatcttctggcgcgagggcggccgtcgcgttcagtggacaggcatcggcggctccggcACCGCGACCCCGCAACTCCAGTTGATGGCGGCCGCactggacgaggcgcatcccctcctggccgacctccagcagcagcacagcgacatcttcgacgagccacaggacctccctcccgcgcggccctgtgaccaccgcatccacctgctgccggacacGGCACCTGTCGCCGTGCGCccgtaccggtaccctcagctgcagaaagacgagctcgagcgtcaggtggcggtcatggtcgcgcagggcatcatccggatttcgacatcgccgttctccgccccggtgctccttgtgcgcaagcccgacggcacatggcgcttctgcatcgcctaccgcgccctcaacgccctgacgtccaaggacaagttccccatccccgtcgtggatgagctcttggacgagctacacggagcgcgcttcttcaccaagctcgaccttcgctcgggctaccatcaggtgcgcatgcaccctgacgacatcgagaagacggcgttccgcactcaccatggccactttgagttcctggtgatgccgttcggcctctccaacgcgtCGGCGACCTTCTAGGCCctgatgaatgacgtgctcagcccatacttgcgccgctttgtgcttgttttctttgatgacattcttatctacagtgcatcttgggcggagcacctacaacacgtggccatcatcttcaacgagcttcgagcgcatcgtcttcacctcaagcgctcgaagtgctcgtccggcacgacctccgtcgcgtacctggggcacgtcatctcggcggacggggtagcgatggacgcggacaaggtcgccgccATCGCCGCTTGGCCGACCCCACGGTCGCCGCGggcgctccgcggcttcttgggcctcCCCGGCTACTACTggaagtacatccgggacttcggcctcatcgccgcgccactgacgcgtctccttcgacgcgacgccttctcctgggacgaggaggcgactacggcattcgaggctctccagcgggCGCTCACGACGGAACCCGTCCTCCAGATGTCGGACTTTGATATGCTGTTCGtggtggactgcgacgcctctggcatcggcttcggcgccgtcctccacaagggcgagggaccgctcgccttcttcagccgccccttcgccgctcgccatcacaagctcgcggcctacgagcatgagcttattgggctggttcaggtggtgcgccactggcggccttatctttggggccggtcattCCATGTGCAcacggaccactacagcctcaagttcttgttggaccagcgcctctccacagttccgcagcaccagtggatcagcaagctcttcggCTTCGACTTCACTGTCGAGtaccgccccggccgtctcaacacggtcgtcgacgccttgtcccgccgcgacaccgaggatgtcgcggacgacgtcgccatggATGGCACTACCATGTGCATCTGCTCCGGGCCATCTTTTGCCTGCATCGACGACATTCATCGGGCAACTTTGACGCACTCATGTTTGTCATCTTGTTTTGCACTTGTTCTGTCATTTACTCTCTGTTTTTTTACCAATGGTGGTCTATTAATTAAGTCTAGTTTTAACCATACATGATATTTGTTCATCTTTATGCAGATTTCTATTGTGGAAGGAAGAAATGGGAAACAAGATGGGAGGAATGGATACTATGTGGGCTCAACAACCAGGAAATTCAAGGTATGAATCAGTTTTATGTCTACTCATGGCTGCCATATTAGTCCCCCCTAGCGCCTAATAAAAATTGGCTAAGGCGTCTATTATTTAAAAATCATTGATGACAAATAATTTCACTATGTTTAGATATTTTACCTTTACATGACGAGCCACCAACAATAATAACACTCCTGCAGATATCAAACAACCCAGCAAATTGATATAATGGGTATGTAGTCCAAAATGCTTCACCTCGACATCTTTTGACAAGGATAGCAAATATCCATACAAACTCCAGCACGCATGGTAAAATATGCGACAAAGTGATGTATCAATCCATAAGGATATCATGGTTCTATCAAGGTAGAAAAATCTAACTTGCTTGTGTTGATCTAGTTGACATAATACCGGACTGCACAAAACAAAAGGATATTCataaagttcaaaaaaaattcataAGAACCAAATCCATAAAAAGTGGTGCATATAAGCAAAAGTACATACCAAAGCAAGATAAATTCCAAGACAAAAAGTATATCTTGAAACATAGTACACTTCGTGAAATCGTTTTCCAAGAAATATCCAATGAGATCATTGACCCGATTATTAGTAAGGATATAACTGAAAGAAACATGATCATGGTTAGTTGTCTCACCCAAGTATATATACCCAATTATTAATACTACTAATTACCGATTTGTGAAGGGATTCCGGGCCGTTTTTGAATGTGACCAATGGACACCAGACAATTTTATCACTGGACAAGTAGGTTTAGGTGTCTTAGGCAAGAAGTCATTGATGCTCTGCGTTGGACACATCATTCCAGCATCGGCTTTTACATTGGGTATGAAGAACCCCCAAATTAATACCAAAACCATTAAATATTGAGTTTGACGCCCTGCCATATGTAAACAAAGAATGAACGTCAAAAGTGACAAATAACATTAGCATAGATTTATGCAAGCTAATGAAAGATGTAAGAATCATGCCCAGAATGAAGACCATAGGAGTTAGGACAGTATGGCTTAGCGAATTTCAACAATGAATACATTTATCATGAATAGCAGTAGTTAAAAGTGGCTGTTTAAACACTAAAACAGTGCTCAAAATTGCTAATCACTAATTTTAAATATTTTGTATCATTATCATACCAGATGTGGAGAAAAGATCGGGAATTTTGACCATCCTGTAAAGAGAGAAAGTTGATATAGTAAAATGTCATGACACATGTTTAGTAATCATAGTAAATAGTTTTAAATCCGGACAAACTTGTCAAGTCCATGAATATCTTCTAGAAAGTAAATATTTCTGGTGTCCACTCCTCTCTCCTTCAAAGGCCTTCCATACTGAAAATGTTGCAAAGACAGTTAAGTATAAATTGAATCGAGTTCTGCATCATGAACAACTGATGAACTGAGCAGTGCAGGTCATGGGGCTTTAACACACTTTTCTTTCAGGAAGACCATCTGAGCTGTCCAAACACGCACCAACAGTAATCCTACTAGTACTATTTCAAAGGCTCGAAAGCCTTTTTTTATGAGAAGGCAAAACTTGCCGAATCTATTAAACAGAATAGGATGTACAGAATCCTTTAACCTTTGAAAATTACAGTCTTGCACATGGATGTACCTGTAATCTGTTCAAAACAGAAACCCAGAAATCTTTTGCTCCAAGGAGAAAGCATGATGGCATCTTAACCTGCAAAGGTGATAATATATTGTCAAGCAGTTGGTTTCTGGTAAAAGACTCTTGGCagtctcttcctttgcatgcaaaaAACCAAATTCTTTCTCAGGCAAGGATATCAGAAATGATTTTCGTACGAATGTGCCACCCACTAATGTACCTTATACGTATGTAGTATTTGCGATTTCTGGTAAAACTGAGTAAGAATATCTCCTAGAGCAGACTTTATCAAGCAGTTTTTCACAGAGCACCAATCAGGGCTGTCAGTGCTAGCCACCATAAATAACAAGTCACATACTGATTTTCGAGCAGCTGCTGCAGAAAGAGTTTCTGGAGCCTGCATTCCAAGAAATATGAGCATGTCAACAATTTGCTATCGCAAAACATAATAAATTATATCATGTGATATATGTTGTCTAAGTGCCTTGAGCTTTCTATGTTCTCGACCGAGTCCCCGTAGGCAGTAATAGTTTCCTACAGGTTTTGGCAGTGAATGATCTATACTAGCATCCAACCTCAAATTGTAGAGATTAGCCAGGCCACAAGGGCTGCTGGTTATCCTGCATCAGCACCTTAGTCGTGTACGTGTTGACCACGTTTTAATGGTGTAACCCCGGCTTGCAACTTAAACCCTTTTCTATCGACGCATCAAGACACAAGCTTACTGAGCTTTCTCAAGTTTCATCTTGTGGGGATTTCAGCAAGAAAATGGCAAAACATTAAAAGAACACTCAAGGGCACTTCTGTATGGACTAGTCTTTTAACAGTTGAAGCAAAAATAGGCTGGAATTGGTGCAATCACCAAAACTGAGTGTAATAAGAAAGAAACCGTTGGTTTTAGCTTCAGATTGCTGAATCTCCATATTCATTAGAATTCAATTTTGGTACATGGGTCTGTACTGTAACTTCAATAATTTGACTCGATATCATCTAATTTCATATGATGTTTAGCTGAATTCACTTCATCCTCTAATGAAATAAGATTACTGTACTGCACTGTACTGAAGCATTGAAAGTGAGGGTACGCTTTAATCTTTGTTTGCACTGTACTGCACTGTACTGAAATAAGATTACTGCACTGTACTGTAACAAAATCCAGGAAGTTATTCTAGGAAGCAGTGTAAACAGAACGCGAACAAATTAAACAGTATAAGCTTTGTTTGCCCACGTACCCAATCGCCATGGCCCAATCTAGCCTGAAGCGCTGGTTTACCCAAGTACCCAGTAGCCAGCACCGGCCACCTGTAAATGATCATATCGCTGCAGTTCAAGCCCTCGTGCAGGGCCGCCCAGAGCGCGTGCTCGCCGACCAGTTCCACGACGGACGGGTCGCTGAACCCCTCCCAGGCTACAGGGGATCCCGGCCTGTTATCGGAGCCCCTGTGGAGGGTGAGCTGAATGCGGCCGAAAGGGTCGAACGGGTCGAGGACGAGGACCTGGGCTCGCTTGGGGCAGTTCAGGGTGTTGCAGAGCAAGATGTAGTTCGCCCCGCGGGGCGCCGCGTGTGTGGGACGAGGATCCCAGGCGACGTAGAAGACGTGGGTGACGTCGGTGAAGGGCGCgagggcgtcggcgacgagctcgaACCGGCCGCGGCAGAGGCCGGGCGGGAGGGCCGCGTGTGCGGAGCGAGGACTCCAGGCGACGCGGGTGATGTCGGTGAGGGGCGCGATGGCCATGACGACGCCCTGGTGGTCGGCGTGGTCGAACCGGCCGCGGGAGACGCTGGTCGAGGGGGGCTCGGGCCAGGGCGGGAGCGGGAGCGGGCGGCGGGAGATCCCGTAGCCTCCCGGGGCGTCGCGGAAGATGCCGGTGGAGCCCAGGTCGACGGCGAGCCTCTTGCTGAACGGCGTGGCGCCGCCGTCGCTCCGACACCTCTTCTTGACCACCCCGTACGCTCCGGGGCACTGCACCATCACGGCGGCGGCAGTTCTGGTTGCTGGAATGGGAGAGGGGACTGGAGGCGTGGGGATCAGCGAGCGAGGTCACAGCAGGTGGGGGTTTGGCTTCTGGGGTTTTGCGCTCCTTCTGGCTTCTGCTCTGCCAAAAAGTGCTTTACGGGTGTGTGGGTGTGGTAGCGCTCtacggagagggagggggagagagagagagcagaggcGCCAGGCGAGCGGGCGTGAGAGCATCTACCGCCCGGAATTGTCAAATGTGAATCTCAAACGCCTTCGATACGTCCGCAGATAATAACCAATCAAAAATCTAAATAATGTAGTATTTTATAATTGGATATTTTAAATTAAAAACCTTAAATCTATATTATTACAAAATGATATTTAAATGAAGCTCGTTCGCCTTCATGACCGACGGCCGGCTGCACTTCTAAGAGTGTTGGTGTGGTCATCGACGAGGTAGAGTAGGACATAGGATACTAGTCGAATTCTCGTCGTCTCTCATGCCCTATTCTTTTTTATTGGAGCCCGTAACCCGGACGGTACCTGTGGACGTGAGATTGATGATGGATCCCTCCTAAGAGGAGCGACGTCCACCACAACGCGGTTGCGGCGCCCGCACTGGTTCACCATACGAGGCGTCGGAGAATGCGACTCCGTCTTGTCAACGTCCACCACCACGAGTGCTTTCGTCGCCTCGCACGGCGGGCACGCCGCGCCATGTTTTCTCTAGGAGGTCCATGGTTCGTCCTCTAGCTCGGCGCGCCAACGGAGGGGTGCGCATCCGCCATCGCGTTCGGACGCTAGACGGACTGCACCGCCTCCGATGAGACAACGACAGTGGGTCCATGCACCGGTTGCACGGGCGCAATGGATTCCCGGTGGAAGGAGTCTGAGCGCTGCCGTAGGGTGGCCACCTCCCAGGAGCAGCAGAGCGCAAGTCGGACGGCTATATCCTCCTCGGGGCCGCGTGAGATGAGCTCATGGTCAACGAATCTGAAGGTGTAGAACTCGGATCCGCTGCACACCATGCCGGAAAAGGCCGGAGGGCGCCCGATCGGAAACATGGGTGATGGTGTTTAGTGGaggagagtggaatggagtggctAGGATTTGGTCTGGGGAAGGGATCTGAACGAACATATGTGGGGGCTGGTTAGCCAGCATGGGTCAGGTCCTACGTGGCAGACGCGCCCTCTCACGCATGGGTCTCCCCATATCCGCctcatatttgggctggatatggGGGTGCCGGTCAGCCTGGGCGTTTGAGGTCGGTTTGAGGTGTCCGTATGGGTCGCATTTTTGTGACGATCATTGACCATGTCGTCCGCCCGTGCGTTTGAGGCGGGTTTAAGGTGTCCCACTCTAGATGTTGTGATTGCATTGCGTCCGCGTGCGAATGTGTATCGTGCCATCGTTGTGCACATAAAGCAACTCCAACGCGTCGATGCAAATGGTCCAGTCAGCAAAAATATCAGTGCCCAACGCAGCGACTCATTCCTATATTCTGTCTGGTTTGGATCAGAAGCGAACACAAACTGGTCGTTTTCTGTGTCCTCTTTGTATGCTTTTGTCCGTTGAAAGACCCGGATGACCCACCTGCCATCCACCcgcattttctatttttcatctCTACTAGCTACACACCTTGTCGTTGCTGCACCGTAGCAGTCGCGCCATCGGCCCATCGCCCCATCCCTTTGGTCCGGTGAGACTCCAAAGTCATCGTCGCCGCGTTGGAGATCGCATGCTTGACCTCGCCTCGTCACCATACTCGTCGTGACGCGCCGCCATGCTCGTCGTGCCGCCCCCGCCCTAGGGTTCGAGCTTGCCCGTAGGCCTCGCTTCGCACCCGCGCTGGGCGGGTGCTGCTCCAGCCGTCGACCATGCCTCCCAGCCCCC
Coding sequences within:
- the LOC123443070 gene encoding uncharacterized protein LOC123443070 isoform X1, with protein sequence MVQCPGAYGVVKKRCRSDGGATPFSKRLAVDLGSTGIFRDAPGGYGISRRPLPLPPWPEPPSTSVSRGRFDHADHQGVVMAIAPLTDITRVAWSPRSAHAALPPGLCRGRFELVADALAPFTDVTHVFYVAWDPRPTHAAPRGANYILLCNTLNCPKRAQVLVLDPFDPFGRIQLTLHRGSDNRPGSPVAWEGFSDPSVVELVGEHALWAALHEGLNCSDMIIYRWPVLATGYLGKPALQARLGHGDWAPETLSAAAARKSVCDLLFMVASTDSPDWCSVKNCLIKSALGDILTQFYQKSQILHTYKVKMPSCFLLGAKDFWVSVLNRLQYGRPLKERGVDTRNIYFLEDIHGLDKMVKIPDLFSTSGRQTQYLMVLVLIWGFFIPNVKADAGMMCPTQSINDFLPKTPKPTCPVIKLSGVHWSHSKTARNPFTNRYILTNNRVNDLIGYFLENDFTKCTMFQDILFVLEFILLCPVLCQLDQHKQVRFFYLDRTMISLWIDTSLCRIFYHACWSLYGYLLSLSKDVEVKHFGLHTHYINLLGCLISAGVLLLLVARHVKDWQFVLHRLVGLFWLLLPLYCLRFLNPSNDNIFIIGLIGFSATVLMYVLKWFTIVGFKRSTVVLNIATILLSLCCVGAETTRSWYGYAQLGSILFRTTDVKRSICFISPSERAGMWASMRVTMKGQWRLVAATMRRTVATVKRKLRPRGTL
- the LOC123443070 gene encoding uncharacterized protein LOC123443070 isoform X2; this translates as MVQCPGAYGVVKKRCRSDGGATPFSKRLAVDLGSTGIFRDAPGGYGISRRPLPLPPWPEPPSTSVSRGRFDHADHQGVVMAIAPLTDITRVAWSPRSAHAALPPGLCRGRFELVADALAPFTDVTHVFYVAWDPRPTHAAPRGANYILLCNTLNCPKRAQVLVLDPFDPFGRIQLTLHRGSDNRPGSPVAWEGFSDPSVVELVGEHALWAALHEGLNCSDMIIYRWPVLATGYLGKPALQARLGHGDWAPETLSAAAARKSVCDLLFMVASTDSPDWCSVKNCLIKSALGDILTQFYQKSQILHTYKVKMPSCFLLGAKDFWVSVLNRLQYGRPLKERGVDTRNIYFLEDIHGLDKMVKIPDLFSTSGRQTQYLMVLVLIWGFFIPNVKADAGMMCPTQSINDFLPKTPKPTCPVIKLSGVHWSHSKTARNPFTNRYILTNNRVNDLIGYFLENDFTKCTMFQDILFVLEFILLCPVLCQLDQHKQVRFFYLDRTMISLWIDTSLCRIFYHACWSLYGYLLSLSKDVEVKHFGLHTHYINLLGCLISAGVLLLLVARHVKGFKRSTVVLNIATILLSLCCVGAETTRSWYGYAQLGSILFRTTDVKRSICFISPSERAGMWASMRVTMKGQWRLVAATMRRTVATVKRKLRPRGTL
- the LOC123443070 gene encoding uncharacterized protein LOC123443070 isoform X3 translates to MVQCPGAYGVVKKRCRSDGGATPFSKRLAVDLGSTGIFRDAPGGYGISRRPLPLPPWPEPPSTSVSRGRFDHADHQGVVMAIAPLTDITRVAWSPRSAHAALPPGLCRGRFELVADALAPFTDVTHVFYVAWDPRPTHAAPRGANYILLCNTLNCPKRAQVLVLDPFDPFGRIQLTLHRGSDNRPGSPVAWEGFSDPSVVELVGEHALWAALHEGLNCSDMIIYRWPVLATGYLGKPALQARLGHGDWAPETLSAAAARKSVCDLLFMVASTDSPDWCSVKNCLIKSALGDILTQFYQKSQILHTYKVKMPSCFLLGAKDFWVSVLNRLQYGRPLKERGVDTRNIYFLEDIHGLDKMVKIPDLFSTSGRQTQYLMVLVLIWGFFIPNVKADAGMMCPTQSINDFLPKTPKPTCPVIKLSGVHWSHSKTARNPFTNRYILTNNRVNDLIGYFLENDFTKCTMFQDILFVLEFILLCPVLCQLDQHKQVRFFYLDRTMISLWIDTSLCRIFYHACWSLYGYLLSLSKDVEVKHFGLHTHYINLLGCLISAGVLLLLVARHVKDWQFVLHRLVGLFWLLLPLYCLRFLNPSNDNIFIIGLIGFSATVLMYVLKWFTIVGFKRSTVVLNIATILLSLCCVGAETTRSCGRACGRACG
- the LOC123443070 gene encoding uncharacterized protein LOC123443070 isoform X4, which codes for MVQCPGAYGVVKKRCRSDGGATPFSKRLAVDLGSTGIFRDAPGGYGISRRPLPLPPWPEPPSTSVSRGRFDHADHQGVVMAIAPLTDITRVAWSPRSAHAALPPGLCRGRFELVADALAPFTDVTHVFYVAWDPRPTHAAPRGANYILLCNTLNCPKRAQVLVLDPFDPFGRIQLTLHRGSDNRPGSPVAWEGFSDPSVVELVGEHALWAALHEGLNCSDMIIYRWPVLATGYLGKPALQARLGHGDWVKMPSCFLLGAKDFWVSVLNRLQYGRPLKERGVDTRNIYFLEDIHGLDKMVKIPDLFSTSGRQTQYLMVLVLIWGFFIPNVKADAGMMCPTQSINDFLPKTPKPTCPVIKLSGVHWSHSKTARNPFTNRYILTNNRVNDLIGYFLENDFTKCTMFQDILFVLEFILLCPVLCQLDQHKQVRFFYLDRTMISLWIDTSLCRIFYHACWSLYGYLLSLSKDVEVKHFGLHTHYINLLGCLISAGVLLLLVARHVKDWQFVLHRLVGLFWLLLPLYCLRFLNPSNDNIFIIGLIGFSATVLMYVLKWFTIVGFKRSTVVLNIATILLSLCCVGAETTRSWYGYAQLGSILFRTTDVKRSICFISPSERAGMWASMRVTMKGQWRLVAATMRRTVATVKRKLRPRGTL